In the Leptospiraceae bacterium genome, one interval contains:
- a CDS encoding glycosyltransferase, which translates to MIAAAGKGTRAYPKTTFIPKPLFQVERKTILHHNIDLLTKKLKVEKIYIIVGHLQEQVISEVDRIRLQGVKVSLETVPWTTKGLASDVASLEEKIQEPFFLILGDEFYYKTNHEVLLRTIQKYPGLYGTIGVLKTSVLSRIRKNYSVELEGDRIRNLVEKPVDPPNELLGLGTYFFSPEYFHFFKKTPPSYKSGVVEITDVIDRMAKETGKIYATTINCNYFNINSMQDFHYAVYEIRNDLFENYKISLVVPTENDEKSISDVLFDFKGKVHEIVVVDADSKDGTIEIAKKDKVRIEHYFYGKKKDYQGIQVRQGLDRATGDILVLTSSDGAFRSKDYPKLLEYMKDCDMVIGTRTTRQMIEQGSNLKPLVRLVNLFMGKMVEIFWWDQEPRFTDIDCKYMAIWKDSYNKIRPSLEVEGRLFTVEMMIEIIRAHMRCIEIPISYFRPVEKENYGFFNALSDAYSAFKIILRKKYQDLKI; encoded by the coding sequence GTGATTGCAGCCGCCGGAAAGGGAACTAGGGCATACCCTAAAACTACTTTTATCCCTAAGCCGCTTTTTCAAGTAGAAAGAAAAACGATTCTGCACCACAATATTGACTTACTTACAAAAAAACTAAAAGTTGAGAAAATTTATATCATCGTCGGGCATTTGCAGGAGCAGGTAATTTCAGAGGTAGATAGAATTCGTCTGCAAGGCGTAAAGGTATCTTTAGAAACTGTTCCTTGGACTACAAAAGGGTTAGCGAGTGACGTAGCGAGTCTGGAAGAAAAAATTCAAGAGCCTTTTTTTTTGATTCTTGGAGATGAATTTTATTACAAGACAAATCATGAGGTCTTGCTCAGAACAATTCAAAAATATCCGGGACTTTACGGGACAATCGGTGTATTAAAAACATCTGTACTATCCAGAATCAGGAAAAATTATTCTGTAGAGTTGGAGGGGGACAGGATTCGGAATTTAGTAGAGAAGCCTGTGGATCCACCCAATGAGTTATTGGGGCTTGGAACGTATTTCTTTTCTCCTGAATATTTCCATTTCTTTAAAAAGACTCCCCCTTCTTATAAATCAGGAGTTGTAGAAATTACAGACGTAATCGACCGGATGGCTAAAGAAACCGGTAAAATTTACGCTACTACGATAAATTGCAATTATTTTAATATTAATTCAATGCAGGACTTTCACTATGCGGTATATGAAATACGAAACGATTTGTTTGAAAACTACAAAATTTCACTTGTTGTGCCCACGGAAAACGATGAAAAATCCATATCCGATGTACTTTTTGACTTCAAGGGAAAAGTCCACGAGATTGTCGTCGTTGACGCTGACTCAAAAGATGGAACAATTGAAATCGCTAAAAAAGATAAAGTTCGGATAGAGCATTATTTTTATGGCAAGAAAAAAGACTATCAAGGAATTCAAGTTCGTCAAGGATTAGATCGTGCGACAGGCGATATTCTTGTATTGACTTCTTCTGATGGTGCATTTCGGTCTAAGGATTATCCGAAACTTTTGGAATACATGAAAGACTGCGACATGGTAATAGGTACAAGAACTACAAGGCAGATGATTGAGCAAGGATCAAACTTAAAGCCCTTGGTTAGGTTAGTGAATCTATTTATGGGAAAGATGGTTGAAATATTCTGGTGGGATCAAGAGCCGAGGTTTACGGATATAGATTGCAAATATATGGCAATATGGAAAGATTCCTACAATAAAATTCGCCCTTCTCTTGAAGTAGAAGGACGTTTGTTTACGGTAGAAATGATGATTGAGATTATTCGTGCTCACATGAGGTGCATAGAAATCCCAATCTCATATTTTCGACCTGTAGAAAAAGAGAATTACGGATTTTTTAATGCGTTAAGCGATGCATATTCTGCGTTTAAGATTATTTTAAGAAAAAAATATCAAGATTTAAAAATATAG